TGTCGAAATAAACCAATTTCAGGTTGAGGTGGTCTCGGAAGGGCAAATGATTTTGATCGATAACGTGGATCGCCCTGGGGTGATTGGTATGGTTGGTCAGATTTTAGGCCAGCATGATGTCAACATTGCCAGGATGCAATGCGCCAGAGTCGAGCGTGGTGCATCAGCACTGCTGATTATTGGTCTGGATGCCCCGCTTGCTTCCGTCGTGTTGGATCTTCTCAAAAAAGAGAAAGATATTCTGTCCGTTCGCATGGTTGATCTCAGCTAGCTTGACGGCTTCTTTCTGCAGACTATCTTGGCCAAACATTTCGAGTTGGCAGGTTCGCTTCCATTCGCCTCATGAAACCACTCCGCTCGCTTATCCCCATTGGTACAGCTACATTACTTCCTCATACGGCGCAAAGCGTCCGGTGGTTGGAAGATCAATTGTTGGCGCATTGTTCGACCTGGGGCTATCAGGAAATCATTCTTCCTACCTTTGAGTATCTTGATGTATTAGCCGTGGGCTTGGCTCCTGAGATCCTGGAGAAATGCTATAAATTTGCGGATTGGGGGTCAGGCCGAATTCTGGTCTTGCGACCAGATGCGACCGCTCAGATTGCCCGGATGGTGGCCATGGGCCTCGGAGGAGATGCTCTTCCCTTGCGGTTTTCCTATCGGACCACGGTTTTTCGGTATGAACCGGAACATCGTGGACGGGACCGGGAAGTATTTCAGGTCGGATTTGAACTGCTTGGCAAGGATACGTCTCAAAGTGATGCCGAAGTCGTGACTTTATTGGCGGGGCTTTTGGAACGGATTGGATTGCCAGAATGGAAAATTTCTCTTGGTCATGTCGGATTTTTTAAAGCGTTGTTGGCCCAATCCGGTTTATCTCTTAGTGGGCGAAAGCAGGCAGAAATCGCGGCAGCCCATAAAGATATTCCTCAGCTGGAAAAAATTTTAGAGACTGAACGGTTATCTCGTTCTAAGGTAAAGGACATATTGCAGGTGCCCGAACGGTACGGCCGGGACGAAGTGCTGGAATGGGGAATGCGAATCGCCGGGAAGGATAAGCAATTGCTTAAGCCCTTACAACGTCTGACGCAGGTGTATCGTCAATTGATCGCAAACGGCGTGCAAGATCATATTCTTTTAGACCTTGGTGAATTTCGCGGGTTTGACTATTACGATGGTGTCGTATTTGATGTCTTTACCTCTACGTTCGGCAGTGAAATCGGTGGAGGAGGACGTTACAATCATTTGGTTGGGCGGTTTGGCCGGGACCTGTCTGCCATTGGATTAGGGCTGGATTTGGACCGCGTGTTTTCCGCCTTGGAGCGGGGAGGAAAGGTGGGCGGCAATGGATTGAAGCCTGTCAGAATTTTTACTTCTCCTCATCAGTCTGAGGCATCCTTCGCTCTTGCTCAGCGTTTACGGGGGGCTGGAATTTGTGTGATTGAAGAAATGATAGAAGGTTCTCCAAAATCGGCCTTGAGTTGGGTTACCACAGTTGCTCGGCGTCGAGGGGTGCCGTGTGCAATGATTTTTGAAGAAAAGACTTCCACTCCGCAATCGGTGCTCTTGTTAGAATTCACTTCTTATTCTCAAAAACCCCGGCAAACCAGGATGCTAGTTCAAGAACTTCCTCAACGATTACAAGCATTCAACCATGGCAATATCTGAAGCACCAGAGATCCGGGTTCCTCCCCAAAATCTCGAAGCGGAACAATCCGTTCTTGGCGCCATTCTTCTTGATAATGCGGCGCTTAATCGAGCGATGGAAATTTTGTCGGAGGATGACTTTTATCGAACGGGAAACCGGATCGTGTATCGTGGCATGGTGGCATTATCCGAGCGGAATCAACCTGTTGATCAAATTACGCTGACAGACTATTTGCGAGGGACCGGCGAACTCGACCAGATCGGAGGCGCTTCGTATATTGCAGAAATTGTACAGGTGGTTCCCAGTGCCGCCAATATCCGGTATCACAGTAATATTGTTCGAGATAAATCCCTGCTTCGTGGCCTTGTTCAAACCGCCACCGAGGTGGCCATGCGAGGCTATGAGGGGACGACGGGGACGAATGAACTCCTTGAATTTGCCGAACGGGAAATTTTTCGATTAGCCCAGGGGCATTTGGGAGGAACTTTTGCGCCTGTCAGTAGTATCATTAAGGATAGTGTTGAGATTGTTGACCGGTTGTATAGCCGAAAAGAACGGATCACCGGAGTGCCCACCGGGTTTTCGGACTTGGATAATATGCTGGCTGGGCTTCAACCATCGGATTTAATTATTGTGGCGGGCAGGCCGAGTATGGGGAAGACCAGCTTGGCCTTGGGGATGGTCGAATATGCTTCACTTCGATCCAATGCCGTAGTCGGAATCTTTAGCTTAGAAATGTCTCGTGCGCAGCTGGTTTTGCGTATGCTGAGTTCCCAGGCGCTGTTAGACTCTCATGCTCTCCGGACCGGGCAATTAACGAAACATGATTGGGTAGCCTTAACTGAGGCGGCGAGTCGGCTGGAGCAGGCCAGGATTTTCATAGACGATTCTGGAAATTTGACTCTTCAGCAAATGCGCGGGAAAGCTCGACGGTTGAAAGCCGAACATGGGTTGGACCTTCTGGTAGTCGATTATTTGCAATTGATGGAAGGGCGTGGAGATTCAGAATCTCGCCAACAAGAAATTTCGGATATTTCCCGGGCCTTAAAAGGATTGGCAAAAGAATTGAATATTCCTGTGATTGCCCTTTCTCAGTTAAGCCGGGCGGTGGAAAATCGAAAACCGCCCATCCCCGTGCTGGCTGATTTGCGCGAGTCGGGTGCGATTGAGCAAGATGCCGATGTGGTAATGTTTATCTATCGCGAGGAGGTCTATGAGCCTGATACTGAGCAGAAAGGCATTGCGCAAATCCTAGTGAGAAAACATCGGAATGGACCCATTGGAGAAGTGGATCTGCAATTTCATGACCGGTATGCCAAATTTAATAACTTAACGAGAGAGAGACAGGCTGGTATAGTATAAAGAATTATTGTTGAGGGACGGTATATGAATTCTACAAGGGTGCAAGCTATGGCGAAGAAGGTTAGGGCAGGAGAGACATTCCCAATGTGGTTGGGGCGTCTGAGAACTCTTTTGTGGGGAATTCCACTTCTGGTGGTCTCCTGTGGGACAGCTCCCCCTCCCACTTTGAATGGACAGGAAGCGTCCATGGTAACGCGGGAAACTGTCCATCCTCAGGCCTACTATCACTTCCTTCGAGGTTCCCTTGCCGAGTTGAATAACAATGCCACAACAGCTTTAGAGGAATATCAGGCAGGTTTGGCATTTGACGCGGATTCGAAGTTTTTAAAATTTCGGCTTGCCAAACTGCATTTCTCTATGTCGCATTTGACTAAAGCCGTGGACCTAGCAAGACAAATCCCTGTGTCGGAAATTTCTCAGGCGGCAATGTTTTTCGATTTGGCGAAAATTTTTGCCGGGGGAGGGGATACCGGGCGAGCTGTGGAAATTTTGGCTGAAGGGGAACGACATTTTCCTCAGGATGAACGAATATACATTTCTCATGGGACTCTTCTGTTGAATATCAAAGAGCTTCAAATGGCTGAAGATGTATTCCATGATTTATTAGTTCATGTCCCTGGCTCCGCTGAAGCCCATTATTATTTGGGGGTGATTGCTTTGGAGGCGAAAACGAAACAGGAAGCCAAGGACCATTTTCAGGATGCCATTGCTCTTCATCCTACCTTTGAAAGGGCGTACCTGAAGTTAGTGGCCATTTCCGAAGAAGCAGAGGAGCCTCAGGAGGCTATCGATCTTTTGGAACGCTACTTGATTGAGGTCAATCCGCATCATCGGGAATTCCGGTTGCGTGTTATCCGGCTGTATATTGGCCAACATAACACGGACAAGGCTTTGAACCATTTGGATTATTTTCTCCAGCAAAATCCAGATGATTTGCATGCGCAGATTCTCAAGGCTCAAATTTATGGTGAAATGGGGAATTTTCCGGCTGCAATCGAGCAGTTAAACGCCATCTTGCGCGTGAGACCTAACGAATTGCGCGTTCGTGACTTTCTGGGATTGTTATATGAGGAAATGAAAGATTATGACCGCGCGATTCAGGCCTATCGAACGAATGTCCAAATGGACGACACTTTTTTTGATAGTATTCTGCATTTAGGCTTCGTGTCCTATCGGTTAAAACGCAACCAGGAAGCTCTCTCATATTTGGATCAGGCCGTTAGCCTCAATCCTAAGCGGCCAGAGCCATATTTATTGTTGGGGCTGACCCATTTTCAAATGGAAGAATATCACAAGGCCAAAGCCAGATTAGAGGAGGGTATTCACCATGACCCCTCAAATGCCGAACTCCATTTTAATTTAGGCACGGTCTATGACAAATTAGACCATTTCGATAAAGTGGTCCGGGAAATGGAACAGGCTTTGGAGTTGGATCCGGAACATGCGGATGCCTTGAATTATTTGGGGTATAGCTATGCCGATCGCGGCATCAAGGGGGAGCAGGCCTTGTCCCTTACGCAACGTGCCGTTGCCTTAAAACCGAATAATGGGTATTACGTGGACAGTTTAGCTTGGGCACTCTATAAGCTGGGACGTATTGAAGAAGCACTGGAAACGATTCAACGAGCGGTCTCTTTAGTGTCCGATGATCCTGTTATTTATGAACATTTGGGGGATATTTTCTTAAAGCAAGATGAGCGAAATAAGGCACGAGAGGCTTGGCTTCATTCACTGCAACTCGATTCAACAAATAAGTTGCTGGGCAAGCGGTTTCGTGAGGCCGGTTTTGGGGAACCGATTCCCACCCTTTCCCATCAGTCTACCCTGACCCCCTAGGTTCCCACCATTTTAGATATTTCGCTGTGATTTACTCAATAAATTTTTCAAGTGATACCTCCAGTTTATTTTAAAAGGTGATATGAGCCTTCTTGATAGGTTCCGTGACTGAGTCATTTTCAGCCGCTGATTCTTAAGACTTGCTTTCTTTCTGGCGAATAAATAGTCACACCTGTTTGTATTTGCCTTGCATGAAGATGTGGCCCTCCATTTTTTGTGTCCCTGACATGGTCCGTTATATGAATTTTTGTGACGTTTAATGCCGTTTCATTGCCGTCTTTTAGGCCGTGTTAATTTTCATTGGAGCCCTGGCTACTTGAGAAAACCAGGTGTACCATCATCCGAGGGTGAGATATATAACAATCTGTTGGAGATAGTTCTCCATGGAGGATTCGTAGGATGCTGACTCAAATCAATGAACAAAAGGGTTTCAGTTTAACGGAGCTGATGATTGTGGTGGCAATTATTGGAATATTGGCGACTATAGCCATTCCAAATTTTTTGCGTTACCAAGCCAAGGCCAAGCAAACGGAGGCCAAAAGCAATTTGGTGGCAATCCATACCGCAGAAATTGCCTATTTTGCTGAAAATAATGGGTATATAGACGATTTTAATGCAATTGGATTTGGCATGAGTGGGTCTTCGCAGCGATATTTTTATAAAATCGGCAATGCCAATCTTGGAACTTTACCTCCCGGGTGTACCGACCCGAATTTGGATTCTGTGAGTGCATTAGGCTTTACGGCGGTTGCCATTGGAAACATTGATGGAGATGCAACCTGCGACGTGTGGACCATTAATGAGGGAAAGGTCATCACGAATGTGACGAATGATGTGTCTTCCTAGATTTGTTGTGTCAGAGCGCAATGCATTCAACGGGAACCAACTCAAGAAAAGTTGATTTTCCCCGAACATAAACTGAATCGGTTAACGTGACCTCAAGAGGGGGCAACAGTGGACATACTTGAAAAAATAAAAAATCGGTCAGCCAATGTTGGAGTGATTGGATTGGGTTATGTGGGGCTTCCCTTAGCCGTTCTTCAAGCCAAAGCGGGTTTCCATGTATTTGGAGTGGATGAAGTGGTAGCCAAGGTTGAAATGGTAAACCAAGGGCGTAATTATATTTTAGATGTGGTGGATTCTGAGTTACGAGAAGTCGTAGAGCAAAAAAAATTACAGGCGACAACTGATTTTTCCGTGTTGCGGCAGTGCGATGTCATACTTATTTGTGTGCCGACTCCACTGACCAAAAATAAAGAACCGGATATCTCGGCAATTGTGAAAGTTCTTGGGCATCTTGCCGATTATTCACATCCGAATATGCTCGTTGTATTAGAAAGTACAACCTATCCAGGCACAACCGAGGAAGTCATTTTACCTGCCCTGACAGCAAAGGGCTTAACGGCTGGAAAAGATCTCTTTGTCGCATTTTCCCCAGAACGGGTTGACCCAGGAAATGCTGAGTTTAAAACTCATAACACCTTTAAGTTGGTGGGTGGTGTTACAAAAGTGTGCGGGGAAGTTGCCAAAGCCTTTTATGAACAATCCATCGTGAAAATCTTCCCTCTCAGCTCTCCACGTGTTGCGGAAATGGCGAAGGTCTTTGAAAATGTTTTTCGCTCAGTGAATATTGCATTAGTGAATGAGCTGACTTTGTTGTGTGACCGGATGAATATTAATGTTTATGAAGTGATTGATGCGGCAGCCACAAAGAACTTTGGCTTCATGGCTTTTTATCCTGGCCCTGGTGTGGGTGGACATTGCATTCCGCTGGATCCATATTATTTAGCGTGGAAGTCAAAAGAATATGATGTCCATACCAGGTTCATTGAACTGGCTGGGGAGATCAACGAAAATATGCCCTATTTCGTCATGAATAAAGTTCAGCGGATTTTAAATCAACGAGGTAAATGTTTAAAAGATTCAATCATTTTAGTATTGGGAGTAACTTATAAAGCCGACATTGAAGACCCACGTGAATCGCCTGCCACCAAAGTCATGGAACTATTGCAACATGAAGGAGCAACGCTGCAATATTCAGACCCCTTTACTCCTTCCCTTATTATTCAAGGAAAGGAATATAAATCTCAACAGATTAATCCTGAATTGTTAAAGCGCAGTGCGTGCGCCCTGATTTTGACTGCGCATTCTGCTTTTGATTACCAGTTGATCGTTGAGCACGCTCCCGTGGTATTTGATACCCGGAACGGAACTCGTCAGGTGAAGCATCACCGTGATCGTATTGTGTTGCTTTCAACCTAAGGAGCGTTTCAGTAGAAAAACACATTCGGCTTGACAGTCTAACGGTATTTAGTTATAAAGCCCTGTTTAAACAGGGCTTTTTTGTGTCTTGTGAATCTCTCATTTGTTGGCAGCACTCCCCCAAAATTGCATTATTAAAAAGTTGAATCGCTGAAAGAACTACCGCATGAAGTTGCTCAAGCAATTCTTAGTACGGTTATCGGGGAATATCTTTGAGACCCTGACTCCAAAGTTAGGACCTTATCGTGTAAAGCAAAAGCCACCGCCCCTCAAGCTGGTTTCCCATAACCCTCATCCTGAGGTTTCTCAGGATCGTACCCTCCAACGAACAGCCAATCTTGGCCATATGAGTGCTCTGGAATCAGCTCTTCAAAAAGGGGAAGACTGGTTACTGAACATGCAGGATCCTGAACAGGGATTTTGGGTTGAAGAGTTGGAAGCGGATACGACCTTGACCTCTGAATATGTGATGCTTCGACGGTTTCTGGATGTGATTGATCTGGATAGAGAGCGGAAAGTCACTCGGTATTTGCTTCATACTCAGCTCGAGGATGGGGGTTGGCCGATTTTTTTCGGAGGGCCTGCAGATATCAGTGCATCAGTAAAGGCCTATTTTGCGCTCAAACTGGCCGGGTTTTCTCCTGATGAGCCTGTGATGCAGCGTGCGAGAAGTTTCATTCTCGGCAAGGGTGGTGTCGTTCAGGCCAATGTCTTCACCAAAATTACCTTAGCATTATTCGGGCAATATGATTGGCGCGGGATACCATGTATGCCTCCAGAAATATTCTTAGCCCCTCGATGGTTTTATTTTAATTTATATGCCGTTTCATATTGGTCCCGTGCAGTCATTATCCCGCTTTTAATTATTTTTGCCCATCGACCCATGTGCACCATCTCCAAGGAACAAGGGATTGATGAACTGTTTCTTCAGCCTCGTCAAGAGGTGGACTATGCTCAAGTGCCACCGTTGCACAGGGATTCCACCCTCATAAGCTGGCGGAATTTTTTTGTTTGGGTCGATGGGCTGCTCCGTTTATATGAGGCTTATCCCATAAAGGCCCTCCGGAAAAAAGCTTTGAGTAGCGCACAGTCTTGGGTGCTTGAACATATGGATGGGGAAGGAGGATTGGGAGCCATTTATCCGGCAATGGCCTATTCGGTTTTTGCCCTTCGAGCTTTGGGATACTCTACCGATCATCCGTTGGTTCAAAAAGCATTGAGGGAAATAGAAGCACTTGAAATTTACTCGAATCCTGGAAATACCTCAACGCCCACTATGCTGCATTTACAGCCTTGTCATTCTCCAGTTTGGGATACAGCCTTAACGATGAATGCGCTGATCGAACGGGGCCTTGCGCTGGACCATTCGTCATTGCAACGTGCGGATGCCTGGTTGCGATCCCGTCAGTGTCAAAAAGTGGGAGATTGGGCGGTGTCGGCTCCAAAAGCTCGGTCTGGTGGATGGGCCTTCCAATTTGAAAATGAATGGTACCCCGATGTCGATGATACCGCGGCTGTGGTGACGGGGTTGGCCAAGATCAATCCTGCCGACGTGTTCGGTTCAGATGAGGCCCTTGAACGAGGTTTACAATGGGCTTTGGCGTTGCAGGGGTCGGATGGTGGTTGGGGGGCATATGATAAGGATAACAATAAATTAATTTTCAATAAGATTCCCTTTGCGGATCATCAGGCTCTTTTAGACCCCAGTACGGCCGATTTAACCGGTCGATGCTTGGAAATGTTAGGAACGTTAGGGTATGACCAGTCTCACCCTGCCGTGAGCCCCGCAATTGGGTTCTTACGCCAGGAGCAAGAGCCAAACGGAAGTTGGTATGGCCGATGGGGGGTCAATTATATTTATGGGACCTGGTGTGTCCTTTCAGGTCTTCGTGCAATAGGCATTGATATGACCGTGCCGTGGATCCAGCAGGCGGTGATTTGGCTAGAGTCCGTTCAGAACTCTGATGGGGGTTGGGGGGAATCCTGTGATTCCTACGCTGATGTGGAGAAGGCCGGGCGAGGAGAAAGTGCGGCGTCTCAAACGGCCTGGGCGCTCATGGCCCTCCTTCAAGCTGGAGAATCGGACTCCATTAGTGTTGTCCGGGGAGTCAACTGGCTCATTCGCCATCAACGTGAGAATGGAGTTTGGGATGAGCCGTTTCATACGGGTACCGGGTTCCCCAGAGTCTTTTATTTACGGTATCATGGGTATTTTAAGTATTTTCCCATCTGGGCCCTGAGTATGTACCGGAATGTAAAAATAACCGGGGAAGCAAGGGCCGATCAATTACGAAAGGCCGCACAAGTGGCCAGACGCCAGAGTAAGCTTGTGTAATTTCGGTCCTGACTGCCTGCCTTTTGCATATTTCCCACTCCCCGATGATGGCAGGAGCCTCCTCTGATCAGAATCGTCATATTGACTGCAACCCATCTAGAGTTTAACGCTGTTGGCCGGACTCTTCCCTGTGTGGACTCTGTCAATCGCCATGGGTATGCCGGCCTAGAGAGTCAAGGCGCTTCAATCCATGTCTTGTTAGTGAAGACGGGAATAGGTCCAGGAAATGCTGAAAGGGTTACCCGGCAAATTTTAGAGAGCGAAGCATGGGATGTCGTCATTTCTACCGGTTTTGCCGGCGCTCTCAATTCTTCCCCAATCGGATCGCTGGTGATCGGTCAAGAGGTTCTGTTTGGGGAGACTACAGAGATGGTCTCTGATTCTAATCTGCCACGAATTGTGTGTCATCCGGAGTGGGTCAAGGCGGCATTAAGGGTCCCATTGATGGATGGGTGCCATCTTCAAGCTGGACGGTTTGTCACGACGGATCGAGTGCTCACACAGACTTCACAAAAACGTATTCTGGGGGAACGGACCGGAGCGATGGCTGTAGATATGGAGAGTGGAGCTATAGGCGAAGTGGCGAAGCAGTACGGTTTCCCTTTTCTGATTATTCGTGCGATTTCTGATGGTATTAACGAGGATTTACCGGTAGACTTCAATATGTTTCTTAAGCCATTTGGGTGGGTTGGTGGTATAGGACAGGTCCTATCCTCACCTCGATGTTGGAAGGGATTTATTCGTTTGTACCGGCATTCGAGGCAGGCCGGAATCCAACTTTCTGGTTTTTTTGAAAATTTTTTCCCGACTGTTTCGGCACAAACTTTCTCCATGGCCATTAATAAATCTGGCGCGGAAATTCCATGATATTATTGCAACAAATTGGGAAACGGACTCTATTCTTAATAGAAGAAATGGGGGCCATGTTTGTGTTTTTGATACGGACGTTTGGATGGTTGTTCCGACCACCGGTGAGAATCGCTCAAATTATCAAGCAAATGCATTTTGTGGGGTTCAAGTCTTCTTTTGTTGTGATTCTGACGGCGTTATTTACCGGGATGGTGCTAGCGCTTCAAGGGTACTATTCCCTGAGGAAGTTTGGGTCTGAAGGTTTGCTGGGGTCTGCGGTAGCAATAAGCATGATCCGTGAGCTAGGTCCGGTATTAGCGTCATTGATGGTGACGGCTCGCGCGGGATCAGCCATGACCGCAGAAATAGGGATAATGCGTATTACCGAGCAAATTGACGCATTGGAGACCATGGCGATCAATTCTTTGCAGTATTTGATTACTCCCAAGGTGGTTGCGTCGCTTATTTCGGTACCCTTGTTGGTTGCTATGTTTGACGTGGTGGGAATTTGGGGGGGGTATCTGGTTGGGGTCAAGTTGCTTGGAGTCAGTGGGGGATCCTATTGGAGTTCAATCGAATCAGCGGTGGAATGGAAAGATGTTTATGGGGGGATCTTAAAGTCGATTAGTTTTGGCCTGATTATCAGCTGGGTCTGCTGCTATAAAGGGTATTACACGAGAATGAGTGCCGAGGGTCTAGGAAAAGCTACCACTGAATCTGTGGTCTTGGCGGCAGTTCTCATTTTGGTGTGGGACTATTTTTTAACCTCCGTCCTTATGTAACGTTACGCATGTCTACGAGTCTACCGATGGTCATAAAGCTGGAAGGGGTGGAAAAGACCTTAGGGGGACAGGCTGTGCTCAAAGGGGTCACTCTCGATATTCCTAAAGGTAAAATTACGACGATTATCGGTCCGAGCGGTGAGGGCAAAAGTGTGATGCTTAAGCACATCATTGGATTGATTCGCCCGGATCGAGGCCGAGTCATTATTGATGGAACGGACCTCACGCAAATTAATGACCAAGAATTGAATGACATACGCAAAAAGTTTGCTATGTTGTTTCAATCGGCTGCCTTGTTTGATTCTATGAATGTATTTGATAATGTCGCTTTTCCCTTACGAGAAAAACGCATGATGACTGAACAGGAAATTTGTCGATGGGTACCAGAGATGTTGGAGAGGGTAGGGTTGGACAAGATGGGCCATAAATTTCCTGCAGAACTGAGCGGAGGAATGAAGAAACGTGCAGGATTGGCCCGGGCACTGGTAATGGGGCCGGAGATTATTTTGTTTGATGAACCGACGACGGGGTTGGACCCGTTGATGGCCCATGCCATCCATGACCTCATTTTGGCTATGCA
Above is a window of Candidatus Nitrospira neomarina DNA encoding:
- the shc gene encoding squalene--hopene cyclase; the protein is MKLLKQFLVRLSGNIFETLTPKLGPYRVKQKPPPLKLVSHNPHPEVSQDRTLQRTANLGHMSALESALQKGEDWLLNMQDPEQGFWVEELEADTTLTSEYVMLRRFLDVIDLDRERKVTRYLLHTQLEDGGWPIFFGGPADISASVKAYFALKLAGFSPDEPVMQRARSFILGKGGVVQANVFTKITLALFGQYDWRGIPCMPPEIFLAPRWFYFNLYAVSYWSRAVIIPLLIIFAHRPMCTISKEQGIDELFLQPRQEVDYAQVPPLHRDSTLISWRNFFVWVDGLLRLYEAYPIKALRKKALSSAQSWVLEHMDGEGGLGAIYPAMAYSVFALRALGYSTDHPLVQKALREIEALEIYSNPGNTSTPTMLHLQPCHSPVWDTALTMNALIERGLALDHSSLQRADAWLRSRQCQKVGDWAVSAPKARSGGWAFQFENEWYPDVDDTAAVVTGLAKINPADVFGSDEALERGLQWALALQGSDGGWGAYDKDNNKLIFNKIPFADHQALLDPSTADLTGRCLEMLGTLGYDQSHPAVSPAIGFLRQEQEPNGSWYGRWGVNYIYGTWCVLSGLRAIGIDMTVPWIQQAVIWLESVQNSDGGWGESCDSYADVEKAGRGESAASQTAWALMALLQAGESDSISVVRGVNWLIRHQRENGVWDEPFHTGTGFPRVFYLRYHGYFKYFPIWALSMYRNVKITGEARADQLRKAAQVARRQSKLV
- a CDS encoding MlaE family ABC transporter permease, which translates into the protein MILLQQIGKRTLFLIEEMGAMFVFLIRTFGWLFRPPVRIAQIIKQMHFVGFKSSFVVILTALFTGMVLALQGYYSLRKFGSEGLLGSAVAISMIRELGPVLASLMVTARAGSAMTAEIGIMRITEQIDALETMAINSLQYLITPKVVASLISVPLLVAMFDVVGIWGGYLVGVKLLGVSGGSYWSSIESAVEWKDVYGGILKSISFGLIISWVCCYKGYYTRMSAEGLGKATTESVVLAAVLILVWDYFLTSVLM
- the dnaB gene encoding replicative DNA helicase translates to MAISEAPEIRVPPQNLEAEQSVLGAILLDNAALNRAMEILSEDDFYRTGNRIVYRGMVALSERNQPVDQITLTDYLRGTGELDQIGGASYIAEIVQVVPSAANIRYHSNIVRDKSLLRGLVQTATEVAMRGYEGTTGTNELLEFAEREIFRLAQGHLGGTFAPVSSIIKDSVEIVDRLYSRKERITGVPTGFSDLDNMLAGLQPSDLIIVAGRPSMGKTSLALGMVEYASLRSNAVVGIFSLEMSRAQLVLRMLSSQALLDSHALRTGQLTKHDWVALTEAASRLEQARIFIDDSGNLTLQQMRGKARRLKAEHGLDLLVVDYLQLMEGRGDSESRQQEISDISRALKGLAKELNIPVIALSQLSRAVENRKPPIPVLADLRESGAIEQDADVVMFIYREEVYEPDTEQKGIAQILVRKHRNGPIGEVDLQFHDRYAKFNNLTRERQAGIV
- a CDS encoding phosphorylase family protein, with product MTATHLEFNAVGRTLPCVDSVNRHGYAGLESQGASIHVLLVKTGIGPGNAERVTRQILESEAWDVVISTGFAGALNSSPIGSLVIGQEVLFGETTEMVSDSNLPRIVCHPEWVKAALRVPLMDGCHLQAGRFVTTDRVLTQTSQKRILGERTGAMAVDMESGAIGEVAKQYGFPFLIIRAISDGINEDLPVDFNMFLKPFGWVGGIGQVLSSPRCWKGFIRLYRHSRQAGIQLSGFFENFFPTVSAQTFSMAINKSGAEIP
- the hisZ gene encoding ATP phosphoribosyltransferase regulatory subunit — its product is MKPLRSLIPIGTATLLPHTAQSVRWLEDQLLAHCSTWGYQEIILPTFEYLDVLAVGLAPEILEKCYKFADWGSGRILVLRPDATAQIARMVAMGLGGDALPLRFSYRTTVFRYEPEHRGRDREVFQVGFELLGKDTSQSDAEVVTLLAGLLERIGLPEWKISLGHVGFFKALLAQSGLSLSGRKQAEIAAAHKDIPQLEKILETERLSRSKVKDILQVPERYGRDEVLEWGMRIAGKDKQLLKPLQRLTQVYRQLIANGVQDHILLDLGEFRGFDYYDGVVFDVFTSTFGSEIGGGGRYNHLVGRFGRDLSAIGLGLDLDRVFSALERGGKVGGNGLKPVRIFTSPHQSEASFALAQRLRGAGICVIEEMIEGSPKSALSWVTTVARRRGVPCAMIFEEKTSTPQSVLLLEFTSYSQKPRQTRMLVQELPQRLQAFNHGNI
- a CDS encoding nucleotide sugar dehydrogenase, with product MDILEKIKNRSANVGVIGLGYVGLPLAVLQAKAGFHVFGVDEVVAKVEMVNQGRNYILDVVDSELREVVEQKKLQATTDFSVLRQCDVILICVPTPLTKNKEPDISAIVKVLGHLADYSHPNMLVVLESTTYPGTTEEVILPALTAKGLTAGKDLFVAFSPERVDPGNAEFKTHNTFKLVGGVTKVCGEVAKAFYEQSIVKIFPLSSPRVAEMAKVFENVFRSVNIALVNELTLLCDRMNINVYEVIDAAATKNFGFMAFYPGPGVGGHCIPLDPYYLAWKSKEYDVHTRFIELAGEINENMPYFVMNKVQRILNQRGKCLKDSIILVLGVTYKADIEDPRESPATKVMELLQHEGATLQYSDPFTPSLIIQGKEYKSQQINPELLKRSACALILTAHSAFDYQLIVEHAPVVFDTRNGTRQVKHHRDRIVLLST
- a CDS encoding ABC transporter ATP-binding protein; the encoded protein is MSTSLPMVIKLEGVEKTLGGQAVLKGVTLDIPKGKITTIIGPSGEGKSVMLKHIIGLIRPDRGRVIIDGTDLTQINDQELNDIRKKFAMLFQSAALFDSMNVFDNVAFPLREKRMMTEQEICRWVPEMLERVGLDKMGHKFPAELSGGMKKRAGLARALVMGPEIILFDEPTTGLDPLMAHAIHDLILAMHKTFGFTGVMVSHEIPEIFPISDWVAMLKNGKIIAMCPSDEFQQTADPVVREFISVNNGIHLAQV
- a CDS encoding tetratricopeptide repeat protein; its protein translation is MVTRETVHPQAYYHFLRGSLAELNNNATTALEEYQAGLAFDADSKFLKFRLAKLHFSMSHLTKAVDLARQIPVSEISQAAMFFDLAKIFAGGGDTGRAVEILAEGERHFPQDERIYISHGTLLLNIKELQMAEDVFHDLLVHVPGSAEAHYYLGVIALEAKTKQEAKDHFQDAIALHPTFERAYLKLVAISEEAEEPQEAIDLLERYLIEVNPHHREFRLRVIRLYIGQHNTDKALNHLDYFLQQNPDDLHAQILKAQIYGEMGNFPAAIEQLNAILRVRPNELRVRDFLGLLYEEMKDYDRAIQAYRTNVQMDDTFFDSILHLGFVSYRLKRNQEALSYLDQAVSLNPKRPEPYLLLGLTHFQMEEYHKAKARLEEGIHHDPSNAELHFNLGTVYDKLDHFDKVVREMEQALELDPEHADALNYLGYSYADRGIKGEQALSLTQRAVALKPNNGYYVDSLAWALYKLGRIEEALETIQRAVSLVSDDPVIYEHLGDIFLKQDERNKAREAWLHSLQLDSTNKLLGKRFREAGFGEPIPTLSHQSTLTP
- a CDS encoding type IV pilin protein; amino-acid sequence: MLTQINEQKGFSLTELMIVVAIIGILATIAIPNFLRYQAKAKQTEAKSNLVAIHTAEIAYFAENNGYIDDFNAIGFGMSGSSQRYFYKIGNANLGTLPPGCTDPNLDSVSALGFTAVAIGNIDGDATCDVWTINEGKVITNVTNDVSS